The sequence GTGTAATGGATCGTTGGACATATTGTTTGGATTAAATGAGTTTTGGGTAATGAAAATTGTAATGGTATAAAAATGTAAAAATATTTAATTAATTTTAACCACTTCTAATTAATCAAAATCATTTTATATAATAATGGCTTTTTACAAATTTAATAAAAATGCTCGTACTGATGAAAATACTGGTTTTGGTACAAATGCTTCCATTTATGGCGGTCGATTTATAAATAAAAACGGAACAGCAAATGTTGTTAAACGTGGTGTTCATTTTATGAATAGAACAAGTTGGTATCATAAAATGTTGGAATTATCGCATGTGAATTTTTTAGCAGTGATTTTTTTATTTTATTTTTTGATTAATATTTTGTTTGCTCTGTTGTATTATTTTGTAGGTGTTGAGAATTTACAAGGCTTTAGAAGTTCTACGTCTGAATTGATAAATTTAGGAAATGCGTTCTTTTTTAGTACACAAACGTTTACAACAGTAGGTTATGGACATATTAGTCCTGTTGGTTTTTTAGCAAGTACAATTGCGTCAATAGAAGCTTTAATAGGTTTGTTAAGTTTTGGAATTGTAACAGGTTTGTTTTTTGGTAGGTTTAGTAAGCCTACAGCTTATATTAAGTTTTCTGAAAACGCGCTTATTGCACCTTATAAAGGAGGGAAAGCTTTAATGATGCGTTTGTCTCCTTATAAAAACACGAATTTTACTGATGCAGAAGCGAAAATCACTTTAGGAATGATTGTGGAAGAAAACGGAAAAAAGACAAACAAGTTTTTTTCTTTAGATTTAGAAATGACTAAAATTAATACTTTAACCCTAAGTTGGACATTGGTTCATCCAATTACTAATGAAAGTCCTTTGTATCATTTAAGCGAGACTGACTTTAAGAATGGGGAAGGAGAGGTTTTAGTATTTCTAAAAACATTTGACGATATGTTTAGTGGAGTTGTTTCTGTACAAACTTCCTATTTGTTTGATGAAATTATTTATGGTGCTAAATTTGATATTATGTATGCAGAAAATGAATCTAAAACCAAGACGATTTTACATCTGGATAAATTAAATTCATTTTCTAAATACAATTTTGATTAAATTATTTTCTTGTGAAACAATCTTCAATATGATCGTTAACCATTCCTGTGGCTTGCATGTGTGCATACATAACTGTCGAACCCACAAATTTGAATCCTCTCTTTTTTAAATCTTTACTTAACGTATCAGATATTGGAGTCGTTGCTGGAACATCACTCAAGCTTTTTGGATTGTTGTCTATTGGCTTGCCGTCAACAAATGCCCAAATATATTTTGAAAAACTACCAAATTCTTTTTGAATTTTTATAAATGCTTGCGCGTTTGAAACTGCCGATTTTATCTTTAATCGATTTCTAATTATTCCAGTATCCAAACACAAAGATTCAATTTTTTCCTCATTGTATTTTGCAATAACTTCTACATCAAAATTATCGAATGCTTTTTTGAAATTTTCTCTTTTTGATAAAACCGTATACCAGCTTAACCCAGCTTGGAAAGTTTCAAGAATTAAGAATTCGAATAGTGTTGGATCATCATATACTGGTTTTCCCCATTCGTTATCGTGATAATCTCTATATAAATCGTCTTTTTCGCACCATCCACATCTTATTTTAGTAGTCATCATACAAATAATTTATATTAGAATTTCGTTCTCTCTTTTTGAAACTAGCTCTAAGATGAGGTTCGTTTATAGTTTGATTAATGATTGTTTCAATATCTGTTTCAATCTTGTCTTCGTCAGTAATTACAGTGCTTCTTAGGTATCTATAAGTATAAAGTTCTAACTTATTGTTTTTAGTCACAAATGCAAAAGAACAAAGATTGTCTTCATAGTTTTTTGGTTCTTTTTCAGTTATCTTATAAAAGAAAAAAGTAATTTTATGATTATTACAGTCAACTAATTTTTTTTGTAAAAAGACAATACTATCATTTTTTTTAACATCATAGAAGTTGTTTAGAGCAAAATTTGCGATTTCGGTTTCAGAAAAGTCATATGTGTTGTTCTCTAATTGCATTAATAAGAAAGCTTTTTTCGGATCAGATAGTATCTCTTTTTTGTCACTTTCTGTTAATGTGTTGTTTAGGCTAGAGAGACGCATTATCTCAATGTCTAAAGCAAGTATGTCTAGTTTTTTTAGCTTCGTAATAAATTCTTGTGTTTCATTATTGTTTTTGAAATGCTCTAATAAATTTAAATAACCAATCAACTCATCAACAGGAGCGTATTGCTGATCTGCTAGATATTCATCTTTATCATCATCATTGTACTCGGTGTTTTCTATTTTCCAACTTAAAACGCGTTTGTATTCTAATTTAGCATTCGTTAATATCATTTTTCTAAATGATTTAAGCTTAGAAGCAGAAGCATGTTTGGTTTCTATTAATTCATTACAAAAATTAATTAATGGTTCGTTATATTCTGGAATACTATAAAATTGGAATATTTTAGGAAATAACTCTTTACTGTTTTCTTTATCTTCTAAAAAGGTATAGAATAGACTGCTAATATCATATTCACTGTTACTCAAGGGAAGATCATATTCTAAGAGTTCCATTATTTTTTGATATCCTTTTTTAGATTTTTGGAAGGTTAATGCCTTTAAAATATTTAATTGAATTTCTGCAGGAGCATTTTCTCTTTTGTAGTAGTTTTCTAAGAAAGGAATAATTCTTTCATCGTCTATAGAAGCTAGCTTGTTTAATAAGCTATTCTGAGCTGTTATTTCTGTTGCTTTAAAGCTAAATTCGTTCAAGAATTGAATTACTTTAGGAATGTCGCTCTCTAAAATTTTAAGTTCATGAGTAGAGTTTAATGCAGAATAACGAATTGTATCCTTTTCATTATAGGCATCCTTAATGTATTCGTCTATTTTACCTTCAAAAATACTGTTTTTGGGTTCATCATTAAAGGCTAGGCTAGAAAAAACCGTTTCAATGAATTCATCATCATTATTATAATCCTTATCAACTAAGACTTGAGTTACAATATATGCGTCTTCTCTAAAAAGAACATTGCTTTTTATGGCTTGATTGCTACCTTCCTTACTAACCAAATAGTTTATAGAAACAGTTTTGTTCTCTTTGTTTTCTGAGGTAGTTTCTTTAATTATAGTGTATTCTCTTTCTTTATCTTCAAAAAGAACTTCATACCAATTACTTCTTTTAAAACCTTTTTTACTGTAAACTGAAAAGCTTAAAACTGAATTGTTATTTACATAGTCATAATCATTCTCGTAATATGCGTCATCTGAATGAGTATAGAATTTGGTGAAATAATGTTTTAAGTTCGATTTTATAGAGTCAAGATTCTTGAAGTTGTCGTATTTATGAAATTTATAATACTCAAGGTTTATTTTTTTACCATTTTCGGCATTTATATATAGATACTTATTATCTACATTGAAAATGTTTTTATTTTCGGTTTTTTGTTCACCAATACCATAAAATAATTTTTCATTTAATTTTCTTGGAATTTTTACAGAAAATTTACTAATTGTATCGGTATAGACTTCTAAGGTGTCTTTGTAGATAAAAGGTTTTTCAACGAATGAATTGAAAAACGTTTCTTTGTCTTTTGCAGTTGCATTAACAGCTCCTAGTAGATAGTATTTATTTCCAAAAATGAATGACTCTAGAACAATTTCTTTTTTATTCAGTATTGCTTTCCCTTGTGTTTTCTTTCTTGAATTTATAGAAAATGTAGGTTTGATTTCATGTTGAATGAAGAATTCTTCTTGCATTTGCTTTTCTTCAAACTCTTTGTTTTCTAATAAATGAAGTGTATTTAAATTACGTTCTGTTACAAAAAAGTAACTTTGAGTTTCATTTTTATAGGCTTGAAGTTCGATGTTTTCGGGTGTAGTTGTGTTTTCACCATAGACTATAAAATAGGAAGGGATTTTAACATTAAAGCCACCTCTTGTTGGGGAATAATCTTGCCATTCGTTTGAGAATTCTTTCAGCTGAATAGATTCGAAGATATCTTTAGAGTATAATTTTGCATAGTTTTTAGCACCAGTTAAAGAAACTGAAATAATTTCTAAAGGTGTGATGTAGAAATTAAAATGTTGACTATTTCCTGTTTTCGTTTCATTGTCAATTTCAAATCGAGTGAAGTTTTTTTCTTCGGTTAGTTTTTTTGAGTGAATTGTACCAGGTATGTTTTCAAAAAACAGACTGTCTAACGATTTGTGATTGTATTCACCTTTTTTGCTTAAGAAATTATTTACTGGTTTTCTGATGATTTTAATAACACCTCCATTTGTATAGTCGGGAGAGCCAATAGAATACTTATCAGTAACTACATATTTATTCATAGATAATGAAATCATATTGTCAGCCGTACTGTGTTTGTGAAGCGTTGGTTTTGGAAAGTTAGTTTCGATAGTTTTTTTTAAATCTTTTCCAATTTCAGAAAGTTCTGTGCTCACAGGCTTTACAGTATATCCTTTTTCTTTTAAAAGTTGAATGACGCCTTCTTTTCCAGCTAAATGAGCAGCTCCTATTGCAGCAAAAAGAGATTTGTCTTGCATTATTTTCACCATACTGTCTGCCATTATTTTATTTCGGC is a genomic window of Flavobacterium jumunjinense containing:
- a CDS encoding DNA-3-methyladenine glycosylase I, with translation MTTKIRCGWCEKDDLYRDYHDNEWGKPVYDDPTLFEFLILETFQAGLSWYTVLSKRENFKKAFDNFDVEVIAKYNEEKIESLCLDTGIIRNRLKIKSAVSNAQAFIKIQKEFGSFSKYIWAFVDGKPIDNNPKSLSDVPATTPISDTLSKDLKKRGFKFVGSTVMYAHMQATGMVNDHIEDCFTRK
- a CDS encoding TraB/GumN family protein translates to MKKLLFLTLLSSYFLFGQQENNLLWEISKKGSEKKSFVYGTMHVNDKISYHLSDAFFEALLNVEVVANESNPETWGDLTNLMYSRDLNSAYKLYTEFYLDAITKDEVKTLFNTNTTYFDNVISGNNNNSADYQEDTVLDMFIFQTGKKYNKTIMGLEDAKTSLIPIYKLTEEEAKPKEENKSILLKMLKNKNLNEFIKESYREKNIVILDSLYKLMISPKAHDALIVSRNKIMADSMVKIMQDKSLFAAIGAAHLAGKEGVIQLLKEKGYTVKPVSTELSEIGKDLKKTIETNFPKPTLHKHSTADNMISLSMNKYVVTDKYSIGSPDYTNGGVIKIIRKPVNNFLSKKGEYNHKSLDSLFFENIPGTIHSKKLTEEKNFTRFEIDNETKTGNSQHFNFYITPLEIISVSLTGAKNYAKLYSKDIFESIQLKEFSNEWQDYSPTRGGFNVKIPSYFIVYGENTTTPENIELQAYKNETQSYFFVTERNLNTLHLLENKEFEEKQMQEEFFIQHEIKPTFSINSRKKTQGKAILNKKEIVLESFIFGNKYYLLGAVNATAKDKETFFNSFVEKPFIYKDTLEVYTDTISKFSVKIPRKLNEKLFYGIGEQKTENKNIFNVDNKYLYINAENGKKINLEYYKFHKYDNFKNLDSIKSNLKHYFTKFYTHSDDAYYENDYDYVNNNSVLSFSVYSKKGFKRSNWYEVLFEDKEREYTIIKETTSENKENKTVSINYLVSKEGSNQAIKSNVLFREDAYIVTQVLVDKDYNNDDEFIETVFSSLAFNDEPKNSIFEGKIDEYIKDAYNEKDTIRYSALNSTHELKILESDIPKVIQFLNEFSFKATEITAQNSLLNKLASIDDERIIPFLENYYKRENAPAEIQLNILKALTFQKSKKGYQKIMELLEYDLPLSNSEYDISSLFYTFLEDKENSKELFPKIFQFYSIPEYNEPLINFCNELIETKHASASKLKSFRKMILTNAKLEYKRVLSWKIENTEYNDDDKDEYLADQQYAPVDELIGYLNLLEHFKNNNETQEFITKLKKLDILALDIEIMRLSSLNNTLTESDKKEILSDPKKAFLLMQLENNTYDFSETEIANFALNNFYDVKKNDSIVFLQKKLVDCNNHKITFFFYKITEKEPKNYEDNLCSFAFVTKNNKLELYTYRYLRSTVITDEDKIETDIETIINQTINEPHLRASFKKRERNSNINYLYDDY
- a CDS encoding ion channel, with product MAFYKFNKNARTDENTGFGTNASIYGGRFINKNGTANVVKRGVHFMNRTSWYHKMLELSHVNFLAVIFLFYFLINILFALLYYFVGVENLQGFRSSTSELINLGNAFFFSTQTFTTVGYGHISPVGFLASTIASIEALIGLLSFGIVTGLFFGRFSKPTAYIKFSENALIAPYKGGKALMMRLSPYKNTNFTDAEAKITLGMIVEENGKKTNKFFSLDLEMTKINTLTLSWTLVHPITNESPLYHLSETDFKNGEGEVLVFLKTFDDMFSGVVSVQTSYLFDEIIYGAKFDIMYAENESKTKTILHLDKLNSFSKYNFD